Below is a window of Dromaius novaehollandiae isolate bDroNov1 chromosome 23, bDroNov1.hap1, whole genome shotgun sequence DNA.
GGTTGTTCACGCGGGCTGGGCCGCACACCCACGTCGCCGGccggctgctgtgccgctgctccCGATCGCTATCCTGCACGctcgcacacgcgtgcacacacacacgtgcttgcacatacatgcatgcacacacacacatgcatgcacccaagcacacacatgcacacgcatgcacacgcatgcacacgcagcAGCCGGCATTGCAGGAGCGCGGCCAAGCGCTGCTTCGTGCACCCACGAGCCGGTGCGGGCAGGGCACCCGCGGCAGGGCCGGTGTCTCGCTCGGAGCTGCTGTCGCGGCGATGGTGCCTCCTTCGCCCGGCGCAGCCTCCCTGCGGCACCGGCCTCCCTCCCTGGACGCGCTCCCGGCTCCGGCGGTGATTCACCTTTTCCCCGTGGGATCAGGTTGCAGCTCCCACCCGCGCAGGGCCGCAGCCAGCCGCAGCCGGGAGCGGGTCCGGCAGTGCCGGGCGAATCCCCCCgtggctgagccccccccccccccccaaccgccgcGGCCTTTTCCCATGGGTGCGATGGCTGCACCAAGCCCGCGGGACGGGGCGGGCTGGAgcggcggcaccgcggggggACGGCAGCGGAGGGGGAGCCCTGGCGAGAGCCGAGCCGGGCCCCGCGCACGGCCCGCAGCTGGCAGGGAGGGGAAACCCAGCCGGGGACGACGGCGAGCGCCGGCAACGGTTAAACGAGGCGGAGGGAAAACGATGACCTAAGTGCACTTCTTGCTCTCGGTGGTGACCGGCTATTTTTAGCAGCCTGCCAGGTCCAACCCTGAGAAAGCCCCAGCAAGCGCCGCGCAGCGATGGGAGatgctgtgatttatttttttttaacagctggaACGCTTAGTCCTTTAAATACGCCCCTGCCTTTGGCTTCTTCCCTCCGGCAGCACGGCTGATAAGTCCCTGGCAGCGCCGGGTGCCGGAGCAAAGTCCAAGAGGCCGGTTCGCGCCCGGCGGCGTTTCTCCCGGCCGTGGGAGCCGGGCGCTTTGGGAGAGCGCGGTGGCCGTCCCCTGCCCGCCCCGACACCCGAGCCGCCCGTTGCCTGGTTATGTCCACAAAACAgccgcgcgcggcggccgggcgaTCCGCTTACGGGCAGGGAACAGCtgagccgccgccggccccgccggccctTGGCGCCGGCTCAGACGGAGCTCgcggctccctcccctccccgggctTGCTGCGCCCggccctcccggccccccgccgctgccccccggcgcgTTCAGATATAGATGTATATTTATACACACGACTTGTCCGAATTAACGGCATTCCTCCGCCGCGGAGCCCAACGTCCCGGCGCAACCAGGCGCTTCGTGGCGAGGGAGCGAGAGCGGGAGGCAAAAAGGTGCTGGAGGGAGCGAGGCGGCTGAGAAAGCAAACGAGAAAAGTGGCTTTTTCTCCCGCTTTCAGGGCCGGGCGCGGGCATGTCGCAagcggcggcgcccggcagctTCGGGGCACGTAAGCGGGCGACTTCCTGAGCGGCGAGCGACTTCCTggggagccggcgcggggccgcggccgaggTAGGGACCCTCCGCTCCCCGCGACGCCTCGGGCCCCGAGCGGAGGCCGCGAGCCAGGGCGGCGTTTGCaagccggcccggccgcccgagGCTTTGCCGCTCGGTTTCTCGCCGCCAGCCGCGAGCGGGGGCACCGGCGGGTGTGCAGGATGCGGCCGAAGCGCTCGGGCAGGCCGCGCCGCATCCCAGAGCATCCCTGGTGCTCCCCCCCCAGCACGTGCCCCGGGGGAGGCTGGTGGCACTGGGACCCCGGGGGTCCCGCGGCTCCGGGAAGGGGGATCCGGCACCGGAGGGCAGGGCGGGCTGGAGGCAGCGCGAAGGAAAACCTCCCCCTTAAACCCAGCGCCCGCCGGAGGATGCTCCCCGGGGACGCAGCGATGCAGCCGGCCCCTGCGGCTGGCAACCCAGCGCGGCCttccccgccctcctcctcctcctcctcctcctcctcccggggcgGAGGGAGGGCGGCAGCCTGGCACCGCAGCTGGCCTCCGCGCGCGGCGGCTGCTCGGCGGCGTCTCGTTTCCAGCGGCGGTTATTAATAACGCCCGCCCGCCCCATGCTGCGCCCCTGCGCCGAGCCCGCCGGCAGGCCCCGGGCCCCCGGAGAGCAAGGTAggagcagccccgcgccgggggggccgggccggggggcaccgaggccgccgccgcccccccgcgccgccgagcAGCGGGGAAGTTTGAGAAATGAGCGTTGGCAGCCGAGGAGGACGACGGCGCGGggccctttccccacctttccgCGCGCTTCCCTGTCTCCAACGGCCGGCGGCCGGGTCCGAGGCTCTGATGTGTCATCGCTGCAGAAAACTACCTTATTAGGAGAGAAAGTATCGGTGAAAATCAGTTCTTTCTCCGAGCCGCCGCGGTGCCAGCCTGCGCTCATTCCTCCGAGCATGACTAGACATTAGCTCAGCCCGCAGGGCCGCGGGGCCGTGGAGGTGCGAGCATCCCCGCGCCGCCCgcgagccccggcgcggccccggcccccggcgccggcggcaccCCGGGATTTGGCGGCGGTGGCAGgtacggggtgggggggagaccGGCTCGGGTGACGCTGCACAGCggagctgccccgggggctcCTCCCCGGGGACCCAGAGAGCTGCCGGGGCTTGAACCGTCTGCTCGTCCTCCGCCCCGCTCCGTCGCTCTGGCATGTTTTATTCCTTTGTGTCGGTGCACGCTGAAGCCGGCGGCTCGGGGGAAACGCCGAGGGCAGAAGGATCGCTGGAAGTGTGGCGGGGTGTCACGGCGCCGGGGTGACCCGGGGAGGCGGCCTGACACAGCCGTGCCGGGAGCCGGTGCCTCGCCgggagggaaggaaaggctgAGACCTGTTGCAGTCGTTGCTCTAATTCCTGTCGCCTCTCGTTTCCAGGGACCTGATGGCAGCGCCAGCGCCCGCGCCACAGCCGCACGTGGAGGAGGCGGGAGCTTCCctggccccggcggcagcgcccgcgggATCGCCTCCGGAGCCGGGCGTCTCGGCCGGCCCCTCGGTTCCCGCGCCGGGCGCGACGGCTGCTCCCGCGGACGCGGGCGGCCCGGACGCCcgccgggggctgcaggcagctctcccagaCCCTTCCTCCAAGCTAAACATGCCGGGGAGCCTGCTGGAGGGGGACGCGGACGGGGCTGGGACCCCGCTGGAGCTGGACGCAGACGGAGCAGAGATCCCGCTGGAAGTGGATGCAGACGGAGCGCAGATCCCATGGGAATTGCATACAGACGGAGCAGAGATCCCGCTGGAGGTGGATGAAGACGGAGCGCAGATCCCATGGGAGCTGCGTGCAGACGGAGCGGGGATCCCACTGGAGGTGGATGAAGATGGAGCACAGATCCCATGGGAGCTGCGTGCAGACGGAGCAGGGATCCCGCTGGAGGTGGATGCAGGTGGGGCAGGGATCCCGTGGGAAGTGGCTGCAGACGGAGCGGGGATCCTGCTGGATGTAGACGCAGAGGGGGCAGGAATCCCGCTGGAGGTGGACGCGGAAGGAGCAGGAGTCCCGTGGGAAGCGGACGCGGAGGGGGCTGGGACCCCGCTGGCCGCGGAGGGCTCGGAGCACCGGTGCCTCACCCTGGAAGAGCTGGGCGACTACTTCCAGGAGTGCATCGACGCCGTGGAGCGGCTGGAGAAGGAGCGAGACGGCCTGATCCGGGAGCTGGCGCTGCTGCGGGAGCCGGCGCTGCGGGAGATCCGGCAGGCCCACGAGGAGATCCTGGCCGCCTACCGGCTGCTGGCCAGGGTGGAGCTGGAGCGGGACAACCTGAAGGACGAGATCCGGCAGATCAAGCAGAAGCTGTTCCGGGTGACCAAGGAGTGCGTGGCCTGCCAGTACCGGCTGGAGAGCCGGCGGCACGACCTGGGCCAGGCCGCTGCCTACCGCGGCGAGCTGGAGTCCCGGGCCGGGCAGCTGGCGGAGGAGCTGGCCCGGCTCAAGGAGAGCTgcgagaaggagaaggaggagatgaggcagaagctggaggcgcCGCCGTGCCGGCGGGACAACCAGTACCTGCAGGAGAGCCGCCGGCTGTCGGTGGCCTTCGAGAGCTTCGTGGCGGAGAGCCGCCGGGGGCTGGAGGAGCACTACGAGCCgcagctgctgcggctgctggagcGGCGCGAGGCCGGTGCCCGGGCGCTGCAGGAGATGCAGGGCGAGCTGCAGGGCATGAAGGAGGCCCTGCGGCCCTTGCAGGGCGAGGTCGGCCGCCTGCGGCTGCAGAACCGGAGCCTGGAGGAGCAGATCGCCCTCGCCAAGCGGAAGCGGGACGAGGAAGTCGGGCAGTACCGGGTACGCgtgccggggcgccggggccgcgcggcggggccggggccggggccgtctCCGTGCTCGCTTTCCAAAGACCCGGGAGCCATCCTTCACCGCTAGCCAACGCGCGGGTGTGGGAGAGCTTAGCCGCAGGGCCGAGGACGGGGCTGGCAGCTGCTCCCGGGCGAGATCCCTGCCTGGCCGCCTGCCCCTTCCCCGCCGCCAGCACGCGGCTGGCCCCCGCGccggtccccggggccgggctgcctcCCCACGGGGGTTATTTATAAGCAAGGGCCAGGGCAGTGCCACacgtgtcccccccgccccccgcttCGTCTTGCGTCGGGAGGAAAAGCAATTCAATATCTCCGAGAGTGCAGTTGGCAAAGAGGCTCCGCAATTAATCTCCAGCCCTGCGACACTCCCTGCTCCTCGGTTTGCAATTGCTCCTTCCCCGGGCTGCCTCTGGGCAGCTTCTGGAAGCCGGTTTCCCCCTCCGCCGTCGCCTTCCCTCCCCGCTGAAAACGTCCCGGCAggcgcccgccgctgcccccgaGGACGCTGCAGCGAGAGCGGCGGGACCGAACCCTCGCGGCCGCGTCGCCGCTCACTCAGAAATCCCTCATGCGGCTCCCCTTGTCTTTTCCTGAATTCCTTGTTTAACTCCTCTGAGTTTCAGTTTTACGTATCTCTGATAGCTTttcagcacacacacaaaatagacTAAGGGATAAAATAATCCATTAAAAAATGAGGATTAGAGAAACACCCCACTAGCAAAGAGAAGCCTAAGGAACCAGTGCATTGCATTTAAGCCCAAGCTCCTGCCTTgctagaaaaagaaagctttttgcggaggtttttttaagcttttggtTGGCCAACCATCAGCCCGGTCGCACTTGCCCAGACCGAGAGCACGCACAGGCATTTCCCCCGCGGGCAGCAGCAACAGCTGCCCGCAGCCTCTGAAGCAGCCTGCCTCCCCCAAATAACTCAGTCTCGTCTTTTTAATCCCCAGGAACAAGTTGAGGAGCTGGAAGACAGGCTGAAAGAGCTGAAGAACGGCGTCCAGCTTCAGCAGCGCAAGAATCAAGAGCTGGAAGAGCTGAGGACCAGCCTCCACCAGGAGCTCTCCATTTACAAGTCAGTCTGTTTCTCTTTACTTTGTTGAGGCAAAGCTGTATAGCAGGGCGGCAAGGAAGAGTCTGGTGGAGAACGCACTGCAACGCGGCTCAGGCTCTAGATGGAGGTTACTAGCTCTTAGACAGCTAAACCTTTGGCTCCCAGTTCCTGCACGAGTGGAAGTTGCGTGAACAAGGAGTCTGCTGTGGTAGCACAGCGGAAATTCCAGACCCTTCACCCTACAGCAAATAGTAATTTGATGGAAATTTCTGTGCAAATTAAAAGTAGAGATTGTTTTCCAAGAAACAGGTCTGGCAACCTAAAAATTAGCTGTTCCCTTAGCAACACACGGAAAGGAGCTGAGTTTTAAGTTTGGGAAACACCACTGCGGATGTTCTTCATCAACAAAGAGCTATCTTCTACTTGTGCATCCATGCTGCTGGCTTTGCTCAGGACTTCTTTGTTACATGGGATATTTTAAAGCTCCAGAAAATGATCATAAGTTTGTGGACTATTTTACTTACCAAACTTTGCGTTCTTACGTATTGCTCCAGCCGCAGTTGTACACACTCTTAACCATTTTCTGTAGCTTCACTGTTACTGTAGCATCCCTTTTCCCCATTTCCTCCTCCAAAGTTGCTCATGCAAATGTGCCATGGAAGGATATTCCCTACCACGAGTAGGTATAGTTTTATTTTATGCACATATCTCTCTGTTTTAGCCTGTCATGGCACCAGACATTCTCTTAATATTTATGAACAAGAGTAATTGTATTCAGGATCCTGAACAGATACCAGCAACCGCATGTCTTTGCTACTTGGGATCCTTCTAAATCACAGGTTGTAGAGGCCAATATTTAAGCCtgggtgcagcagcagcagtgtctcaTAACTCCTGGGGACCTGTGAATTGCCATCAGTGGAAGTGATAGTGCGTAAGACTGCTTAAATATCAGACCACCTCATTAAGTTTCACATTTGAGTGGGGGAATCTCAGAGTTAAGCACGTCTCTGAGCTGCTTTCTCCTGTAGCTTACACCAAAGATTAcattcccttctttctgctagaGCTAGCTTCTCATTGGTCCCTAGAAAGCCTGGGTTAGGTCTGCATGCTCACCACACCATGCACGTAGCCAGCTTCTTACCAGATTACTTTTCTTCCATACCGTGAGAAGGAAGAATGCTTTTCAGAATTAGCTTATGTCCCCATCTCCTGCTTTCTCCAGGTGGACACTTCATGTAAGTATTCAGTAGCCTAAACGTACTTTCTACCCATACAGGGGCTGCTTAGAAATCTATGGACACCTTTGcaaatcagaagaaaaagcagaccAAGACTATTAGGAATGATGGACTTTCCCCCTTTTTAGCAAAAGCGAAGGACAGAGGCATCTGCAGGGGACATTTCCCTCTTGCTGCTTTTCCCACCTGATGTATAGCAGCTGCCTAAAATCAGGAATACTAGACAATCATTTGCTTGTTTGTATTTCTTGAGGTGCTGCTGTCGATCTTCTAATAAAACTGCTTTTCcagagaggagcagagaaaaGTATACTTGCACTGAAAATAGACATATATGAAGAATAACAGATGTATGTTTTGCTGTGTTTGGAAAATGTATCTTGTCTTGTAGATGGATTGTATAAGCTTGCGCAGAAAGTATTGTTCTGGAAGCCTGTGTTAGGGGTTTGATTTTTAAAGTTTACATGCAAGAGAAGCTTTATCCTTTTAACAGGATTTTCTTTTGTAGTTCAATGGGTCTCTGCTGTGACATGTTCAATGTGGGCCACAAACTGAAATTTGTGGATAAATGGTTTCCACTTTGTAGAAAGTCTCACACTGAAAATAAAGGCCAGAGTTTAAGGATCCTTTTATTTCTCAAACCTCTGTctcaaagagaaaagaacaagctCCTATGATCAAACCAAGATATTTGTAAGGTATCCAATTATTCATGTTACAGactacccaaaaaaaaaaaaaaaaaaaaaaaaaaaaagttcagtgccAAGGGTTACAGGCAGTCTTGAGATTCAGGCAGCAGAACGCTTCCAATCGAATGCACAGTTCAGTGCATTCTTGACTGCTTGGAGATATTAAGTACTCTTTTCACAACGAAAGAAGCAGAAACACGAGTTGGTGTCCTTGAAGAAGAGTGTGTCTGTGTtacagaaaactgtattttccctTCATGAACATAAAAACATCACCACA
It encodes the following:
- the SYNC gene encoding syncoilin, with protein sequence MAAPAPAPQPHVEEAGASLAPAAAPAGSPPEPGVSAGPSVPAPGATAAPADAGGPDARRGLQAALPDPSSKLNMPGSLLEGDADGAGTPLELDADGAEIPLEVDADGAQIPWELHTDGAEIPLEVDEDGAQIPWELRADGAGIPLEVDEDGAQIPWELRADGAGIPLEVDAGGAGIPWEVAADGAGILLDVDAEGAGIPLEVDAEGAGVPWEADAEGAGTPLAAEGSEHRCLTLEELGDYFQECIDAVERLEKERDGLIRELALLREPALREIRQAHEEILAAYRLLARVELERDNLKDEIRQIKQKLFRVTKECVACQYRLESRRHDLGQAAAYRGELESRAGQLAEELARLKESCEKEKEEMRQKLEAPPCRRDNQYLQESRRLSVAFESFVAESRRGLEEHYEPQLLRLLERREAGARALQEMQGELQGMKEALRPLQGEVGRLRLQNRSLEEQIALAKRKRDEEVGQYREQVEELEDRLKELKNGVQLQQRKNQELEELRTSLHQELSIYKGCLEIYGHLCKSEEKADQDY